The bacterium nucleotide sequence TCGCCTTCATTGCCATAGGACTGTATCATACCGTAAGACGTTTTGCCTGCCTGCTGGGCAAGCCCGGACCCTGCCTTAAGAACGGTGCCTGCAAGGAGGCAAAGAAGCGGTCCAAGTAATTAGTATATTCCAAATTTCTTAAAAATACAACCATAATTATAGCCCAGGCCTTAAGGCCTGGGCTATAATTTTACCATGATCTAAAACCCTATTATCTGATCCCTATTCCCAAGTCCCTAAGTTTATACCCATCCTCTGATCTTGCAGGCATCGGCCACCCGCTGAATGGCGATCATGTAAGCCGCGTCGCGCATGTAGACCTTCTTTTCCCGGGCCAAAGCCGAAACCTTCAGGAAGGCGTCGGTCATCTTGGTGTCCAGCTTGGAGAGCACTTCGTCCTTGGTCCAGAAGTAGTTCATGTTGCACTGCACCTGCTCAAAATAGCTGCAGGTCACGCCGCCGGCGTTGGCCAAAAAGTCGGGGATCATGAAGATGCCGCGCTGATGGATGATCTCGTCGGCTTCGGGGGTGGTCGGCCCGTTGGCGCCTTCCACGATCAGCTTGACGTTCTTGCCCATCTTGGGGGCGTTGTCCTTGGTGATCTGGTTCTCCAGGGCGGCCGGAACCAGGATCTCCACGTCCTGCTCGATCCAGGCGTCTCCGGAAAGCACTTCGTAGCCGGCGGCTTTGGCCTTGTCCTTGTTGATCCCGCCAAAACGGTCGGTGAACTTCAGCAGCTCATCGGCGTCGATCCCGGTCTTCTTGAGGAAGGTGTATGATTTCTGGTCGGTCTGATCCCAGCAGGACACGCAGACCGGGGTTCCGCCGTATTCCTTGTACAGTTTGACGGCGTACTGGGAGACGTTGCCGAATCCCTGGAAGGCGGCCTTGGTCTTCTTGATGTCGATGCCCATCTCGCGCAGGGCCTCGCGCATGCAGTAGACCGCGCCGTAGCCGGTGGCTTCGGTCCGGCCCAAGGATCCGCCCACGCCCAGCGGCTTGCCGGTG carries:
- a CDS encoding Glu/Leu/Phe/Val dehydrogenase yields the protein GGVICDPHHLSEREQEGICRGWIRQVAFNVGPVQDVPAPDVMTNGQHMVWMMDEYERIHNGKFPGMITGKPLGVGGSLGRTEATGYGAVYCMREALREMGIDIKKTKAAFQGFGNVSQYAVKLYKEYGGTPVCVSCWDQTDQKSYTFLKKTGIDADELLKFTDRFGGINKDKAKAAGYEVLSGDAWIEQDVEILVPAALENQITKDNAPKMGKNVKLIVEGANGPTTPEADEIIHQRGIFMIPDFLANAGGVTCSYFEQVQCNMNYFWTKDEVLSKLDTKMTDAFLKVSALAREKKVYMRDAAYMIAIQRVADACKIRGWV